A section of the Hypomesus transpacificus isolate Combined female chromosome 1, fHypTra1, whole genome shotgun sequence genome encodes:
- the LOC124467500 gene encoding nuclear cap-binding protein subunit 1 → MSRRRHSDENDGGQAHKRRRTSEPIEIEDRLESLICRVGEKSTSSLESNLEGLAGVLEADLPNYKNKILRILCAVARLLPEKLTVYTTLVGLLNARNYNFGGEFVEAMIRQLKETLKANLYNEAVYLVRFLCDLVNCHVIAAPSMVAMFENFVSVTQEEDVPQVRSDWFVYVVLSCLPWVGKELYEKKDVEMDRLLNQIDGYLKSRLKTHVPMLQVWTAEKPHPQEEYLDCLWAQIQKLKKDRWQERHILRPYIAFDSVLCEALQHNLPPFTPPGHMPDAHYPMPRVVFRMFDYTDAPEGPVMPGSHSVERFVIEENLHCIIKSHWKERKTCAAQLLSYPGKNKIPLNYHIVEVIFGELFQLPTPPHIDVMYTTLLIELCKLQPGSLPQVLAQATEMMYMRLDTMNTTCIDRLLNWFSHHLSNFQFRWSWDDWADCLPLETEKPKPKFVKEVLEKCMRLSYHQRIVDLVPANFSALIPAEPVFFYKYGDEANSALPGYPMAITVSNCIKNRASNEEILTALKDVPNPNQEHDDDEGESFNPLKIEVFLQTLLHLAAKSFSHSFSALAKFHEILKTLTDCDEGKLHILRVVYEVWRNHPQMISVLVDKLIRTQIVDCAAVANWLFSQDMAPEFTRFYVWEILHSTIRKMNKHVQKIQKELEEAKDKLEKQQHKKKDSGDEEDMEKNSEEEDGQLEEQIERLQEKVESAQSEQKNLFLVIFQRFIMMLTEHLVRCETGSVDISSPWYKNCIERLQQIFLMHHGIIQQYMGTLENLLFTAELDPHILAVYQQFCTLQL, encoded by the exons GCGGCCAGGCTCATAAGAGGAGGAGAACGTCGGAGCCTATTGAAATAGAGGATCGTCTGGAATCACTGATATGTCGAGTAGGAGAAAAG AGTACCTCGTCCCTGGAAAGCAACTTGGAGGGACTGGCTGGAGTCTTGGAAGCAGATCTCCcaaattacaaaaacaaaatcctGCGCATTTTATGTGCAGT CGCCCGTCTCCTACCGGAAAAGCTGACGGTTTATACAACTCTGGTGGGCCTCCTCAACGCCAGGAACTACAACTTTGGTGGAGAGTTTGTGGAGGCCATGATCAGGCAACTCAAGGAAACGCTAAAAGCCAACCTGTACAATGAAGCTGTTTACCTG GTGCGCTTCCTGTGTGACCTGGTGAACTGTCATGTGATAGCCGCCCCTTCCATGGTGGCCATGTTTGAGAACTTTGTCAGTGTCACGCAAGAGGAGGATGTTCCACAG gtgcgTTCGGACTGGTTCGTGTACGTGGTGCTCTCCTGTCTGCCCTGGGTGGGGAAGGAGCTTTACGAGAAGAAGGATGTGGAGATGGACAGGCTCCTCAACCAGATCGACGGCTACCTGAA GAGCCGACTCAAAACACACGTTCCGATGCTGCAGGTGTGGACTGCAGAGAAGCCCCACCCACAGGAAgag tATCTAGACTGCTTGTGGGCCCAGATCCAAAAGCTTAAGAAGGATCGCTGGCAGGAGCGTCACATCCTGCGTCCGTACATCGCCTTTGACAGTGTGCTGTGTGAGGCCCTGCAGCACAACCTGCCTCCCTTCACCCCGCCGGGCCACATGCCCGACGCCCACTACCCTATGCCCCGCGTCGTCTTCCGCATGTTCGACTACACAGACGCCCCTGAG ggGCCTGTGATGCCTGGCAGCCATTCTGTGGAGAGGTTTGTTATTGAGGAAAACCTGCATTGCATCATCAAGTCTCactggaaagagaggaagacctG TGCTGCCCAGTTACTAAGCTACCCTGGGAAGAACAAGATCCCACTCAACTACCACATCGTAGAG GTGATCTTCGGAGAGCTGTTCCAGCTGCCGACCCCGCCCCACATCGACGTGATGTACACCACCCTGCTCATAGAGCTGTGCAAGCTGCAGCCTGGCTCCCTGCCCCAGGTG CTCGCCCAAGCTACAGAGATGATGTACATGCGACTGGACACCATGAACACCACCTGCATAGACag ACTCCTAAACTGGTTCTCTCACCATCTAAGCAACTTCCAGTTCCGATGGAGCTGGGATGACTG ggctgactgcctgcccctggaAACAGAGAAACCCAAGCCCAAGTTTGTCAAAGAGGTGCTGGAGAAATGTATGAG ACTCTCCTACCACCAGAGGATCGTGGACCTCGTTCCTGCCAATTTCTCTGCCCTCATCCCGGCTGAACCAGTTTTCTTTTACAAATACGGAGACGAAGCCAATA GTGCGTTGCCCGGATACCCCATGGCCATAACGGTGAGCAACTGCATCAAGAACAGAGCGTCCAATGAAGAGATTCTGACCGCCCTGAAAGATGTTCCCAACCCCAACCAGGAGCATGACGATG ACGAAGGAGAGAGCTTCAACCCCCTGAAGATCGAGGTGTTTCTCCAAACCCTGCTCCACCTGGCTGCCAAGTCTTTCAGCCACTCCTTCAGTGCCCTGGCTAA GTTCCACGAGATTCTGAAAACCCTGACGGACTGTGACGAGGGGAAGCTCCACATTCTCCGGGTGGTGTACGAAGTCTGGAGGAACCAtccacag ATGATCTCTGTGCTGGTGGATAAGCTGATCAGGACCCAGATAGTGGACTGTGCTGCTGTGGCCAACTGGCTGTTCTCTCAGGACATGGCTCCCGAGTTCACCAG GTTCTACGTGTGGGAGATTCTGCACTCCACCATCCGTAAGATGAACAAGCACGTCCAGAAGATCCagaaggagctggaagaggccaAGGACAAGCTGGAGAAACAGCAACACAAGAAG aaggaCAGCGGGGACgaggaggacatggagaagaacagcgaggaggaggacggccAGCTAGAGGAACAGATCGAGCGTCTGCAGGAGAAGGTGGAGTCGGCCCAGAGCGAGCAGAAGAACCTCTTCCTGGTCATCTTCCAG CGCTTCATCATGATGCTGACGGAGCACCTGGTTCGCTGTGAGACGGGCAGCGTGGACATCAGCTCTCCCTGGTACAAGAACTGCATCGAGAGGCTGCAGCAGATCTTCCTCATG